Genomic window (Camelina sativa cultivar DH55 unplaced genomic scaffold, Cs unpScaffold10480, whole genome shotgun sequence):
CGTGACATGGGATGGGATAATGTAATGAGAAGCACGGCGACGACCACAACAACAACTGACACGGATTGGTTCGTTTGTGGGTTCGACGCGGCTGTTGAGGCCCCGCAGCTTAACCCCTACCGTCCTGTAGCTAAGGCAGttgaggagaaggaagaggagcGTGGGAGACACGCACCGGAGATGGAGAGGGGAT
Coding sequences:
- the LOC109131977 gene encoding uncharacterized protein LOC109131977, with protein sequence DMGWDNVMRSTATTTTTTDTDWFVCGFDAAVEAPQLNPYRPVAKAVEEKEEERGRHAPEMERGLHAVKVDVWGVGYMIKTCGLSNVPKMLRELQGKCLEPNQENRPTAADCFHHLLQVQSASTSSY